Proteins encoded in a region of the Chryseobacterium piperi genome:
- the lat gene encoding L-lysine 6-transaminase, which yields MEQTIDIKANKVKETVGKHVLADGFDFVMDIEKSHGSWLYDKLTDREFLDMFSMFGSGSIGYNHPYVVAKSDWLGKMAVNKPTLADVYSEEYAHFLEVFERVVIPEELQYAFFIEGGTLGVENAMKACFDWKTRKNFEKGLQTEAGICIHFRQAFHGRSGYTLSLTNTSDPRKYQYFPMFEWPRILNPKLIFPITEENLEETIKNERLALVHIGEAILSNPDKVACIIIEPIQAEGGDNHFRDEFFVELRKICDDNDILLIFDEVQTGIGITGEMWAFQHFTAKPDIISFGKKAQVCGVLANKEKFDQIANNVFRESSRINSTFGGNFIDMLRFQLVMEVIEKENLVENARLVGEYLLEGLQGLAQKYPEKISNARGKGLMCAIDLPSGEQRDHLRDELFKDGLIILGCGDQSLRFRPHLNVSREEIQLALDKIENNINKI from the coding sequence ATGGAACAAACAATTGATATAAAAGCAAACAAAGTAAAAGAAACAGTAGGGAAACATGTACTGGCAGACGGTTTTGATTTTGTAATGGATATTGAGAAATCACACGGATCATGGTTATATGATAAACTTACTGATAGAGAATTTTTAGATATGTTTTCGATGTTCGGATCCGGATCTATCGGATACAACCATCCTTATGTTGTAGCAAAGTCAGACTGGTTAGGGAAAATGGCTGTAAATAAGCCTACTTTAGCTGATGTCTATTCTGAGGAATACGCTCATTTTCTTGAAGTTTTTGAAAGAGTGGTTATTCCTGAAGAGCTTCAATATGCCTTTTTTATTGAAGGTGGAACATTAGGAGTTGAAAATGCTATGAAGGCATGTTTTGACTGGAAAACGCGTAAGAATTTTGAAAAAGGTCTTCAGACTGAGGCCGGGATTTGTATCCATTTCAGACAAGCATTCCATGGAAGAAGCGGTTATACTTTAAGTTTAACGAATACTTCTGATCCTAGAAAATATCAATATTTCCCAATGTTTGAATGGCCGAGAATCCTTAATCCGAAACTGATCTTCCCAATTACTGAGGAGAATTTGGAAGAGACCATTAAAAATGAAAGATTAGCATTAGTTCATATCGGAGAGGCGATACTTTCTAATCCGGATAAAGTTGCATGCATTATTATAGAACCTATTCAGGCTGAAGGAGGGGACAACCATTTCAGAGATGAGTTTTTTGTTGAATTGAGAAAGATTTGTGATGACAATGACATCTTATTGATTTTTGACGAAGTACAGACAGGAATCGGGATCACTGGTGAAATGTGGGCTTTCCAACATTTTACTGCAAAACCTGATATTATCTCTTTTGGTAAGAAAGCTCAGGTATGTGGCGTTTTGGCTAACAAAGAAAAATTTGATCAGATTGCTAATAATGTTTTTAGAGAAAGTTCAAGAATCAATTCCACTTTCGGAGGAAACTTTATTGATATGCTTCGTTTCCAATTGGTGATGGAAGTCATTGAAAAAGAAAACTTGGTTGAAAATGCAAGATTGGTAGGAGAATATCTATTAGAAGGCTTACAAGGTCTGGCTCAGAAATATCCTGAAAAAATTTCCAATGCAAGAGGAAAAGGATTAATGTGTGCGATAGATTTACCGTCAGGAGAACAAAGAGATCATTTGAGAGATGAACTTTTTAAAGATGGATTAATTATTTTAGGTTGTGGCGATCAGTCGCTTCGTTTTAGACCTCATTTGAATGTTTCCAGGGAAGAAATTCAACTGGCTTTAGATAAAATAGAAAATAATATTAACAAAATTTAA
- the amaB gene encoding L-piperidine-6-carboxylate dehydrogenase yields MSKKVKDFGIEKSLKNLGIKDDNKGTSVGGKYFASGKTIESYSPVDGRLIGKVKTSSESDYEKVIQSAQKAFQEFRLIPAPKRGEVVRQLGLKLREYKDDLGKLVSYEMGKSLQEGLGEVQEMIDICDFAVGLSRQLHGFTMHSERPGHRMYEQYHPLGIVGIITAFNFPVAVWAWNTALSWICGNVTIWKPSEKTPFCAIACQNIMAEVLKENNLSEGISSVMVAEHEIGQKLVEDKRVSLISFTGSTRVGRMVSTTVAGRFGKSILELGGNNAIIISQDADINMSIIGAVFGAVGTAGQRCTSTRRLIIHESVYDEVKNRLVKAYGQLKIGNPLDETNHVGPLIDVHAVNQYEESIKKCKKEGGKFIVEGGVLSGKDYESGCYVKPCIAEVKNSYEIVQHETFAPILYLIKYKTLDEAIAIQNDVPQGLSSAIMTQNLREAELFLSHAGSDCGIANVNIGTSGAEIGGAFGGEKETGGGRESGSDAWKYYMRRQTNTINYTTSLPLAQGIKFDI; encoded by the coding sequence ATGTCTAAAAAAGTCAAAGATTTCGGAATCGAAAAATCACTTAAAAATCTAGGAATTAAAGATGATAACAAAGGAACCTCAGTAGGTGGAAAATACTTTGCATCAGGAAAAACCATAGAAAGTTATTCTCCGGTAGATGGGAGATTAATTGGTAAAGTAAAAACTTCTAGTGAAAGTGATTATGAGAAGGTAATACAATCGGCTCAAAAAGCGTTTCAGGAATTCAGGTTAATCCCGGCACCAAAAAGAGGGGAAGTTGTAAGACAATTGGGTCTGAAATTAAGAGAATATAAAGATGACCTTGGAAAGCTTGTTTCTTATGAAATGGGTAAATCTTTACAGGAAGGTTTAGGAGAAGTTCAGGAGATGATTGATATCTGTGACTTTGCTGTTGGTTTATCAAGACAGCTTCACGGGTTCACGATGCATTCTGAAAGACCGGGTCACAGAATGTACGAACAGTATCACCCGTTGGGAATTGTAGGAATTATCACAGCATTCAATTTCCCTGTTGCAGTTTGGGCATGGAATACAGCTTTATCATGGATTTGCGGAAATGTTACCATTTGGAAACCTTCTGAGAAAACACCTTTCTGTGCTATTGCATGTCAGAATATTATGGCTGAAGTTCTTAAAGAAAATAATCTTTCTGAAGGAATTTCAAGTGTAATGGTTGCTGAACATGAAATCGGACAAAAATTAGTAGAAGATAAACGTGTTTCACTTATTTCTTTCACTGGTTCTACCAGAGTAGGAAGAATGGTTTCTACTACTGTTGCAGGAAGATTTGGGAAGTCTATTCTTGAATTAGGAGGAAACAATGCCATCATTATTTCTCAGGATGCGGATATCAATATGTCGATTATCGGAGCTGTTTTTGGAGCTGTAGGAACTGCAGGTCAAAGATGTACTTCTACAAGAAGGTTGATCATTCACGAAAGTGTTTATGATGAAGTGAAGAACAGATTGGTAAAAGCATATGGACAATTGAAAATTGGAAATCCATTAGATGAAACCAATCATGTAGGACCGCTAATTGATGTTCATGCTGTAAACCAATATGAAGAATCTATCAAAAAATGTAAAAAAGAAGGAGGTAAGTTCATTGTAGAAGGTGGTGTTTTAAGTGGTAAAGATTACGAATCAGGATGCTATGTAAAACCATGTATTGCTGAAGTTAAAAACTCGTATGAAATTGTTCAACACGAAACTTTTGCCCCTATTTTATATCTTATCAAATATAAAACTCTGGATGAAGCAATTGCTATTCAGAATGATGTTCCTCAGGGATTATCTTCTGCGATTATGACCCAGAATTTAAGAGAAGCTGAATTATTCCTTTCTCATGCAGGATCAGACTGTGGAATTGCCAATGTCAATATCGGAACTTCAGGTGCTGAAATCGGAGGTGCTTTTGGTGGTGAAAAAGAAACTGGAGGTGGAAGAGAATCCGGTTCAGATGCATGGAAATATTATATGAGAAGACAAACCAACACCATTAACTATACCACAAGCTTACCTTTAGCACAAGGAATTAAGTTTGACATTTAA
- a CDS encoding SPFH domain-containing protein, with protein sequence MEKILKPMSGYLALVICLILFVAAIYFFVSGVDQSVTYVVLAMLCFLVSCFFLKGLMIIQPNHSRVLNFFGKYVGTVKDNGLFFINPLYSSQKISLRSENLQGQTLKVNDKMGNPIEIAVVIVWKVGDTYRAAFDVERYSDFVKMQSEAAVRHLAMSFPYDNLEDDHAPITLREGGEKINSILEQELTDRLSKAGIIIQEARISHLAYASEIAGAMLQRQQATAIVAARTKIVEGAVGMVDLALKKLSAENIVELDDERKAAMVSNLMVVLCGEKAVTPVLNAGTLYN encoded by the coding sequence ATGGAAAAAATCTTAAAACCTATGTCAGGCTATTTGGCATTAGTGATTTGTCTCATCTTGTTTGTAGCTGCCATTTACTTCTTTGTAAGTGGAGTGGACCAGAGTGTTACTTATGTTGTTTTAGCAATGCTTTGCTTCCTTGTTTCCTGCTTTTTCTTGAAAGGCTTAATGATTATTCAGCCTAACCATTCGAGAGTCCTGAACTTCTTTGGAAAATATGTAGGAACTGTAAAAGACAACGGATTATTTTTTATTAATCCATTGTATTCATCACAGAAGATCTCGCTCCGTTCTGAAAATTTACAGGGGCAGACTTTGAAGGTAAATGATAAAATGGGAAATCCTATTGAAATTGCAGTAGTTATTGTATGGAAAGTAGGAGACACCTATAGAGCTGCTTTTGACGTTGAGCGGTATTCTGATTTTGTGAAGATGCAAAGTGAGGCAGCAGTACGTCATTTAGCAATGAGCTTTCCTTATGATAATCTGGAAGATGATCATGCTCCTATCACTTTAAGGGAAGGTGGAGAGAAGATCAACTCCATATTGGAACAGGAACTTACAGACCGTCTTTCAAAGGCTGGTATTATCATCCAGGAGGCCAGAATTTCACATCTGGCCTACGCATCTGAAATTGCGGGAGCTATGCTTCAGAGACAACAGGCTACAGCTATTGTTGCAGCAAGAACTAAAATTGTAGAAGGTGCTGTGGGTATGGTAGATCTGGCATTAAAAAAGCTTTCTGCCGAAAATATTGTGGAGCTGGATGATGAAAGGAAAGCAGCAATGGTAAGTAACCTGATGGTTGTGCTTTGCGGCGAAAAAGCGGTAACCCCGGTTTTAAATGCAGGAACCTTATATAATTAA
- a CDS encoding IS110 family RNA-guided transposase encodes MKNVIIGIDVSKLTLDISVLIDSTFQFFTIENTVKALKKFFKEFKEHQVMIAMENTGRYNYHLYEVLPLFEFKVYVINPLHIKRSIGLVRGKNDKIDSKRIALFLEKHHIDLRIWSPCSKTLQKIKLLNTERRLRVKIRAALLTQLADQSLLKGMQDKDLLKLNKDFIALLDKQISFIEDKILYLIENDEVLKDQYHRIQTIPGVGKVLAANMLIKTNGFTEIQSAREMSCYAGVAPFEYQSGTSLKYKSKVSPLADKELKKILHLAAMSAIRFKNDLAVYYLRKVSEGKNKMSVLNAVRNKIIHRIYSLIKNKTFYQNQLEMS; translated from the coding sequence ATGAAAAATGTAATTATTGGCATTGATGTGAGCAAGCTTACTCTCGATATTAGTGTACTTATTGATTCTACCTTTCAGTTTTTTACGATAGAAAACACGGTAAAAGCATTAAAAAAGTTTTTTAAAGAATTTAAAGAACACCAAGTGATGATAGCTATGGAGAATACTGGCCGTTATAATTATCACCTTTATGAAGTTTTACCCCTTTTTGAATTTAAGGTTTATGTTATTAATCCACTTCATATAAAGAGAAGTATAGGCCTGGTAAGAGGTAAGAATGACAAAATAGACAGTAAAAGAATCGCTTTATTCTTAGAAAAACACCATATTGATCTACGTATCTGGAGTCCTTGCAGTAAAACACTACAAAAAATCAAACTCTTAAATACTGAGAGAAGACTCCGTGTTAAAATAAGAGCAGCTTTACTCACCCAGTTAGCAGACCAGTCGCTTCTAAAAGGAATGCAGGATAAAGACCTTTTAAAACTCAATAAGGACTTCATTGCCTTATTAGACAAACAGATTTCATTCATTGAAGATAAAATCCTCTATCTTATTGAAAATGACGAAGTCTTGAAAGATCAATATCATCGAATTCAAACGATACCAGGTGTAGGCAAAGTTTTGGCTGCTAACATGCTTATTAAAACCAACGGCTTTACCGAGATACAATCTGCCAGAGAAATGTCCTGCTATGCTGGTGTAGCGCCATTTGAGTATCAATCTGGTACTTCATTGAAGTACAAATCAAAAGTATCCCCCCTGGCAGATAAGGAATTAAAAAAAATTCTTCATCTCGCTGCAATGAGCGCTATTCGGTTTAAAAATGATTTGGCTGTCTACTATCTAAGAAAAGTGTCAGAAGGTAAAAATAAAATGTCTGTTTTAAATGCGGTACGAAACAAAATTATACACCGAATTTATTCGTTAATTAAAAACAAAACTTTTTATCAAAATCAATTGGAAATGTCATAG